Proteins encoded in a region of the Verrucomicrobium sp. genome:
- a CDS encoding NAD(P)-dependent oxidoreductase: protein MATEHRVILTGGTGTLGGSFLREAANRPGMRILALRRPGSKTLPPTANIQEALAETLDGPEAAAHIRDFRPTCLVHCAATGMETDRPSLPELVRVNVNASIALCEIAAAVPGCHYVFVSTGLAYQPQERPLREDDPLGTLHPYGATKAAADLLVRSAALEFKVPLTVLRPFSFTGPNDDRTRLFPSILRAAAAGQPMSLSSGSQLRDFCSVRDIAHGLILAAEAGSPEPGSPRVCNLGSGRLESLRSVIERVMGELGVSADLRFGERPPGRFESPCLVADISAAREELKWSPRHNLAHAVWQLARESFPDLQVVQPREQ, encoded by the coding sequence ATGGCAACCGAGCATCGGGTGATTTTGACAGGGGGTACCGGCACGCTCGGCGGAAGCTTTTTGCGGGAGGCGGCAAACCGGCCCGGCATGCGGATCCTGGCCCTGAGGCGGCCCGGCTCCAAGACCCTCCCTCCGACGGCCAACATCCAGGAGGCGCTCGCTGAAACCCTCGATGGGCCGGAGGCCGCCGCCCATATCCGCGACTTCCGCCCCACCTGCCTCGTTCATTGCGCGGCGACGGGAATGGAAACAGACCGCCCCAGCCTGCCCGAGCTGGTCCGCGTGAACGTCAACGCGAGCATCGCGCTCTGCGAGATCGCCGCCGCCGTGCCGGGATGCCATTACGTCTTCGTCAGCACCGGCCTGGCTTACCAGCCGCAGGAGCGCCCGCTGCGGGAGGACGATCCGCTGGGCACACTCCACCCCTACGGCGCGACGAAAGCCGCCGCCGATCTGCTGGTTCGCTCCGCCGCATTGGAGTTCAAGGTGCCGCTGACGGTGCTGCGGCCTTTTTCCTTCACCGGACCGAACGACGACCGGACCCGCCTCTTCCCCTCCATCCTGCGGGCCGCCGCCGCCGGGCAGCCGATGTCTCTCTCTTCCGGCAGCCAGCTGCGGGATTTTTGCTCCGTGCGGGACATCGCCCACGGCCTGATCCTGGCGGCGGAGGCGGGCAGCCCGGAGCCGGGCAGTCCGCGCGTCTGCAACCTGGGCTCCGGGCGCCTGGAATCGCTGCGCTCCGTGATCGAGCGCGTCATGGGGGAGCTGGGGGTCTCCGCCGACCTCCGCTTCGGCGAGCGGCCGCCCGGCCGCTTCGAGTCCCCCTGCCTGGTGGCGGACATTTCCGCCGCGCGGGAGGAATTAAAGTGGTCTCCGCGTCATAATTTGGCCCATGCTGTCTGGCAATTGGCCCGAGAGTCGTTCCCCGACCTCCAGGTCGTACAACCCCGAGAACAATGA
- the rfbH gene encoding lipopolysaccharide biosynthesis protein RfbH, which produces MSRSAAEIKAEILRLTREYSALAHKAQRPGVENAAPFHPGQTTVPYAGRVFDEDEVEAAVGATLDFWLTLGPEGEAFEKELAGYLGVKYSLLVNSGSSANLVAFATLTSHKLPPARRVRPGDEVITVAAGFPTTVAPILQNGAVPVFLDNDPATGNLRIERLEEAFTPGKTKAVMIAHTLGNPFDLGAVLEFCRKHELWLIEDNCDALGCTYSMPIERAKALGFTENSPGIPADGTHITRYTGTWGDISTQSFYPPHHLTMGEGGAVSIVSRPPLKTYAESFRDWGRDCWCPSGKDNTCQKRFGWQLGELPEGYDHKYIYSHFGYNLKPLDPQAAIGRRQLKKLPAFVEARKRNWERLRAGLADCADVFDFSLPTHATGWTPEGFTWDATGCRTDCSWFGFMIRIKSGAPFTHTDLARHLDEKKIGNRMLFGGNLLRQPAFVQLRKDRPEAFRVVGEMTGADEIMRSALFLGTYPGLSEAMLDYEIETVRAFVKKR; this is translated from the coding sequence ATGTCCCGTTCCGCCGCTGAAATCAAGGCCGAGATCCTCCGGCTGACCCGCGAATATTCCGCCCTGGCCCACAAGGCGCAGCGTCCCGGCGTGGAAAACGCCGCGCCGTTCCATCCCGGCCAGACCACCGTCCCCTACGCGGGCCGCGTCTTCGACGAGGACGAGGTGGAGGCCGCCGTCGGCGCGACGCTCGACTTCTGGCTCACCCTGGGGCCGGAGGGGGAGGCCTTCGAAAAGGAGCTGGCGGGCTATCTGGGCGTCAAATACTCCCTCTTGGTCAACTCCGGCTCCTCCGCCAACCTCGTCGCCTTCGCCACCCTGACCAGCCACAAGCTGCCGCCCGCGCGCCGCGTCCGCCCGGGGGACGAGGTCATCACCGTCGCCGCCGGGTTCCCCACCACCGTCGCCCCCATCCTGCAGAACGGTGCGGTCCCCGTCTTCCTGGACAACGATCCGGCCACCGGCAACCTCCGCATCGAGCGGCTGGAAGAGGCCTTCACTCCCGGCAAGACAAAGGCCGTCATGATCGCCCACACCCTGGGCAACCCCTTCGACCTCGGCGCCGTCCTCGAATTCTGCCGCAAGCACGAGCTGTGGCTGATCGAGGACAACTGCGACGCCCTGGGCTGCACCTACTCCATGCCGATCGAGCGGGCCAAAGCCCTGGGCTTCACGGAGAACTCCCCCGGCATCCCGGCGGACGGCACCCACATCACCCGCTACACCGGCACCTGGGGGGACATCTCCACCCAGTCCTTCTACCCGCCGCACCACCTCACGATGGGGGAGGGCGGCGCGGTCAGCATCGTCTCCCGGCCGCCGCTAAAGACCTACGCGGAAAGCTTCCGCGATTGGGGCCGCGACTGCTGGTGCCCCAGCGGCAAGGACAACACCTGCCAGAAACGTTTCGGCTGGCAGCTGGGCGAGCTGCCGGAGGGCTACGACCACAAGTACATCTACAGCCACTTCGGCTACAACCTGAAGCCCCTGGACCCGCAGGCCGCCATCGGCCGCCGCCAGCTGAAGAAGCTCCCCGCCTTCGTCGAGGCGCGGAAGCGGAACTGGGAGCGCCTGCGCGCGGGCCTGGCCGATTGCGCCGACGTCTTTGACTTCTCCCTGCCCACCCACGCCACCGGCTGGACGCCGGAGGGCTTCACCTGGGACGCCACCGGCTGCCGGACCGATTGCTCCTGGTTCGGCTTCATGATCCGGATCAAGTCCGGCGCCCCCTTCACCCACACCGACCTGGCCCGCCATCTGGACGAGAAAAAGATCGGCAACCGGATGCTCTTCGGCGGCAACCTGCTGCGGCAGCCCGCCTTCGTCCAGCTGCGCAAAGACCGTCCGGAGGCCTTCCGCGTCGTCGGGGAAATGACCGGCGCGGACGAGATCATGCGCTCCGCCCTCTTCCTGGGCACCTACCCGGGCCTGAGCGAGGCGATGCTCGACTACGAGATCGAGACGGTCCGCGCCTTCGTGAAGAAGCGGTAG
- a CDS encoding GDP-mannose 4,6-dehydratase, whose amino-acid sequence MKCIVTGGCGFVGSNLVARLLERGASVTVCDHLGRSGGASNLEWLRGLGDIDFVKLDLRQAEGVDAVLQRTKPEAVFHLAGQVAMTTSINDPRLDFETNAMGSFNLLEAVRRHAPDAKVVYASTNKVYGELHTVPLAEEALRYAAPGHPRGVDESAPLDFQTPYGCSKGTADQYMLDYSRVYGLNTAVFRHSTIYGGRQYATFDQGWVGWFCQQAIATQNDPERAPFTIAGNGKQVRDLLYVDDAVDAYLAAAEHMDKAKGQAFNIGGGIENSSSLLELFLMLEEMLKIKLRYEMLPWRHSDQRFFVADSSKAERLLGWKPRVDKAKGVARMAEWAAVLDAEQRGKAAVA is encoded by the coding sequence ATGAAATGCATCGTGACGGGTGGTTGTGGTTTTGTGGGGAGCAACTTGGTAGCCCGCCTGCTGGAGCGCGGGGCGTCCGTGACGGTCTGCGACCACCTGGGCCGGTCCGGAGGCGCCTCCAACCTGGAGTGGCTCCGCGGCCTGGGGGACATCGACTTCGTCAAACTGGACCTGCGCCAGGCGGAGGGCGTGGACGCCGTGCTCCAGCGGACGAAGCCGGAGGCCGTCTTCCACCTGGCCGGGCAGGTGGCCATGACCACCTCCATCAACGATCCGCGCCTCGACTTCGAGACGAACGCCATGGGCTCTTTCAACCTGCTGGAGGCGGTCCGCCGCCACGCCCCGGACGCGAAGGTCGTCTACGCCTCCACCAACAAGGTTTACGGGGAGCTGCACACCGTGCCCCTGGCGGAGGAGGCGCTGCGCTACGCCGCCCCCGGCCACCCGCGCGGGGTCGACGAAAGCGCCCCCCTCGACTTCCAGACGCCCTACGGCTGCTCGAAGGGGACGGCGGACCAATACATGCTGGATTATTCCCGCGTCTACGGCCTGAACACGGCGGTCTTCCGCCACTCCACCATTTACGGCGGCCGCCAATACGCCACCTTCGACCAGGGGTGGGTGGGCTGGTTTTGCCAGCAGGCCATCGCCACGCAAAACGACCCGGAACGCGCGCCGTTCACCATCGCGGGCAACGGCAAGCAGGTCCGCGACCTCCTCTACGTGGACGACGCCGTGGACGCCTACCTGGCCGCCGCCGAGCACATGGACAAGGCCAAGGGCCAGGCTTTCAACATTGGCGGCGGCATCGAGAACAGCAGCTCCCTCCTGGAGCTTTTCCTGATGCTGGAGGAGATGCTGAAGATCAAGCTGCGCTACGAGATGCTGCCCTGGCGGCATAGCGACCAGCGCTTCTTCGTGGCCGATTCCTCCAAGGCGGAGCGCCTTCTGGGATGGAAGCCGCGCGTCGACAAGGCAAAGGGCGTGGCCCGGATGGCCGAATGGGCCGCCGTCCTGGACGCCGAGCAGCGCGGCAAGGCGGCGGTGGCCTGA
- a CDS encoding glycosyltransferase, which yields MNPVSLSIVLPAYEEESNLVHLLPRLKEALAGLQVDGEILVVDAETPRDGTPAVCAAQGVRYVPRRGGSSYGDAVKTGIDEAAGEWVVFMDADGSHNPGFISKLWPERKNAELVIASRYIPGGHTENSAILIFMSLVVNVVYRWVLGLRCADVSNSFRLYRGQDLKALELDCRNFDIVEEILVKLSFSADGYRVKEIPFNFEKRKEGKTKRNLLAFAASYLTTLARLHQLKRKAMGAWKANAKMERA from the coding sequence ATGAATCCCGTTTCTCTTTCCATCGTACTTCCCGCCTACGAGGAGGAGAGCAACCTGGTCCACCTCCTGCCCCGGCTGAAGGAGGCCCTGGCCGGCCTGCAGGTCGACGGGGAGATTCTGGTCGTCGACGCCGAAACGCCGCGCGACGGCACGCCCGCCGTCTGCGCCGCCCAGGGCGTCCGCTATGTGCCCCGGCGGGGCGGCTCCTCTTACGGGGACGCGGTGAAGACCGGCATTGACGAGGCCGCCGGGGAGTGGGTCGTCTTCATGGACGCGGACGGCTCCCACAATCCCGGATTCATCTCCAAGCTTTGGCCGGAAAGGAAGAACGCGGAACTGGTCATCGCCTCCCGCTATATCCCGGGCGGGCATACGGAAAACTCGGCCATCCTCATCTTCATGAGCCTGGTCGTCAACGTGGTCTACCGGTGGGTCCTGGGCCTGCGTTGCGCGGATGTTTCCAACAGCTTTCGCCTCTACCGGGGGCAGGACCTGAAAGCCCTGGAGCTGGACTGCCGGAACTTCGACATCGTGGAGGAAATCCTGGTGAAGCTCAGCTTCTCCGCCGACGGCTATCGCGTGAAGGAGATCCCGTTCAACTTCGAAAAGCGCAAGGAAGGAAAGACGAAGCGCAATCTGCTGGCCTTTGCCGCCAGCTATTTGACGACGCTGGCCCGGCTGCATCAGCTAAAACGGAAGGCGATGGGCGCCTGGAAGGCCAACGCCAAAATGGAAAGGGCTTAA